From Juglans regia cultivar Chandler chromosome 8, Walnut 2.0, whole genome shotgun sequence, the proteins below share one genomic window:
- the LOC109019239 gene encoding uncharacterized protein LOC109019239: MQSIEFPFHDHPLILNEETKKDGKIRYCRVCLQRVRGPNYSCEQDWCVYVVHKSCVEPPSEIQHPLHPEHTLKISTTIKDCDGGCNEYRRCYMYNCSHCNFNLHQDCALLPLTIKTESHDHPLTLLRKSLSFTCDACGEKRKCMSYFCMTCSFMVHTQCALFPLNLTITSHNHPLSLNLIKNSPQLNQSENQQICHLCFKRVNTKYKCYYCSSCDFVAHPLCATNFSEKNEAFDPEFKDDQPILSPDLLGPDESSDTLAQIVNKITPENGKAEIVTEIKHISHEHNLKLAVDELENNEKCNGCTQYLSSDPYYCCLQCKFFLHKSCADLPRKKLHPLHDHPLTLVPNKFLDYDRLLGCDACDRQCNGFVYSCASCRFKLDVPCSLIPKRVTHKGHEHPLIVIHRTRPDFGHKDICNSCGERIVRETIYCGYCQFKIGFCCATLPLTIKYWPYEKPFILSYSIEDDSSHEYYCDICEEKRDPKHWFYYCEDISFAAHTRCIMGKYPRIKVGSTYTFDFHEHPLTFVERDEVQYPKCLSSSHDYGDDDRLMHRFFFLCVKCDFIVGDSCLWKIRKRPHSYAQASSD, from the coding sequence ATGCAGTCTATTGAATTCCCTTTCCACGATCATCCGTTGATCTTAAATGAAGAGACCAAAAAGGATGGTAAAATACGTTATTGTCGGGTGTGCCTTCAACGAGTAAGGGGTCCTAATTACAGTTGCGAGCAGGACTGGTGTGTCTACGTCGTCCATAAATCATGTGTCGAACCACCCAGCGAGATACAGCATCCGTTGCACCCGGAACATACCCTTAAGATCAGTACTACAATAAAAGATTGCGATGGCGGCTGTAATGAATACCGGAGGTGCTACATGTATAATTGTTCTCACTGCAACTTTAACCTTCATCAAGATTGCGCTTTGCTACCGCTCACCATAAAAACTGAAAGTCATGACCATCCTCTGACCCTCCTTCGAAAATCATTGTCTTTCACTTGCGATGCTTGtggggaaaaaagaaagtgcATGTCCTACTTTTGTATGACCTGCTCATTCATGGTTCACACGCAGTGTGCTCTCTTTCCCTTGAATCTCACAATAACAAGTCACAACCACCCTCTGAGTCTGAACCTCATCAAAAACTCTCCTCAGCTCAACCAATCCGAGAATCAGCAAATTTGTCATCTCTGTTTTAAAAGGGTGAACACAAAATACAAATGTTATTATTGCTCGAGTTGTGATTTTGTTGCACATCCTCTTTGTGCTACAAACTTTTCCGAGAAGAATGAAGCATTTGACCCGGAATTCAAAGATGATCAGCCTATTTTGTCCCCTGACCTTCTTGGGCCTGATGAATCTAGTGACACATTAGCTCAAATTGTCAACAAGATCACCCCGGAAAACGGAAAAGCTGAAATCGTCACAGAGATCAAACATATCTCTCATGAACATAACTTAAAGCTTGCAGTTGATGAGCTAGAGAACAATGAAAAATGTAACGGGTGTACGCAGTATCTCTCCTCTGATCCGTATTATTGTTGTTTACAATGCAAGTTCTTTCTTCACAAATCTTGTGCTGATTTACCCCGAAAAAAATTACACCCGCTTCATGACCATCCACTCACCCTCGTCCCAAACAAATTTCTTGACTATGATAGACTCTTGGGCTGCGATGCTTGTGATCGTCAGTGTAATGGCTTCGTATACAGTTGTGCTAGCTGCCGCTTCAAGCTCGATGTCCCTTGCAGTTTGATACCAAAAAGAGTTACCCATAAGGGTCATGAGCACCCACTCATTGTTATTCACAGAACACGGCCTGATTTCGGACATAAGGACATCTGTAATTCATGTGGCGAACGTATTGTCCGTGAGACAATTTATTGTGGTTATTGTCAATTTAAGATAGGCTTCTGCTGCGCTACCCTACCGCTTACCATAAAATATTGGCCGTATGAGAAACCTTTCATACTCTCTTACAGCATTGAGGATGACTCTAGTCATGAGTATTATTGTGATATTTGTGAAGAAAAGCGAGATCCGAAGCATTGGTTCTACTATTGTGAAGATATCTCTTTTGCTGCTCACACTAGATGTATTATGGGGAAGTACCCCCGTATCAAGGTCGGGAGCACTTACACATTCGACTTCCACGAGCATCCTCTCACTTTTGTTGAGAGGGACGAGGTTCAATATCCTAAATGTCTCTCTAGTAGTCATGATTATGGAGATGATGATCGTCTTATGCATCGATTTTTCTTCTTATGTGTCAAGTGTGATTTCATTGTTGGTGATAGTTGTTTGTGGAAGATAAGGAAACGGCCGCATAGCTACGCACAGGCATCTAGCGACTAA